The region TGCAGGAACCTCCAAAGCCCCTTGCACTGCGCATGTGGCTTTCCGGGTGTCTACTCGGACGTCTGTTCCGTGGACACATATCCCTCGCATTGCAGCAAAAATTTGACTGGCCGCGCCACAGCTGTGCTCAACCTGACGCCTGGCTACCGCCACACCGTCTGCGTGCAGACACAGTGCTCCGCAACGAATTTTTCAAGGCCATTTTGCAGAGAGTTCTACACCTTGTCTGCAGGTAGAAAGTGCATTGTACTCTCGCCAGCAATCCGGAGTCCGactagaaaaaaaattctgaaagtgAGCTTGTGCATGCAAGGCCTCTTACCATTGAGAAGCCGGCTTTCGGGATCGTCGATGAGTGACTTGGTAACGTTCGACTAAAAGAAACGTCAAACAAGTTTCCTTCGCTCTTCGACATATATCTGTAAAGTACTCAATAATTGAAACGTTCTTTAAAATAAAGCTCATTTAGACGAAAGCGAAAAAAAGGGGGGAGAAAAACCAGCACCGATCACGTTGTCAAGAGATAAGTTTATTAAGACTCCCTAAATTGATCGACTAGTGCTCTTAGGTGTGCGAAGCATTGCTTTTACCCAAAATAGAAATTTTGCAAGCGAGATGAAAGGCAAGGTTCGCGCTTCCACTGTGAAAACACTCTACCAACACCCATGACGCACGTCACTGATAGTAATGAATCATATTCCATctgaagaaacaaaaataaatttcactgccgctatttttttcttcctgctaATGAAGTCAGTGGAACTAGCTCTGAGCCCTCCTCTGTCAACCTTTAACTGTGTACGGGTGGTGACCTCTATGTGCGAGAGCCTTATTAAAGGGAGGCAGTAGCACCCGGCAGTAAATGTTCTCCTAGATGGCTGGAATAGGTAGACGAGAACAACCGTTTTCTCATTGGCGATATCAATGGCAAAAGTTTTGTGGCCCATGCAATCATTAGTTTCTCTACGAATAAGTAATTTCTTGGACGGAAGCTTCTACACAAGTGTAACGTAACAATTTATAATGATTCAGAAACTGTCCTAAAATAAAGATATGCAGTCACTTAAACAATTTGCAAGAAATTGCTTTTCGACAGCTCGTAATACTCAAAAATACTTAAAAACAAGAAAACTCCATAAATACTGTAAAAATACGAGCAAGTGTCTCCCAAGTAATGTGCCGCCATGTACTGCCTCATTTTCCGAAAAGTGTATTGCGTGTATGCCAATCAAGGGAACACTGTTAGCGTGAAATAGTGTCCATTGCTTCCTTCAAGAATTGCATATATTGCACTCGGTCATTAACTGATGGATTATTTGATTTGTTCATTATTTCTTCTATTTATAATTATTCTTTTATTCATTCTTCGTCTCTTCAGAGCCTTTGGAAAATTTCGTGGACTTGGCCATATTAGTTAACAGCCCCACACAATTGCAAGTCTCTTGGAGCACTTATGGGGCTGGTGACGACGTAGTGAAACGGTATGAACTCACGCGGTGGGAGCGTAGCCCCCGCCAAGCCAGCGCTCCTGCCACCAGCAAGTCCACGGCATTCACCAAGGAAACGTGGATGACTCTCGATGGGTTGGAGCCCCACACAAGTTACGCAGTCCAGGTGGTCGCCATCTGCGAAAACGGCAACGTTACGACGCGACGCCCATCGGCAATCGTGTCGGCTACCACCAATCCCGAAGGCCTCGTACACGTCTCTGACGTCACCCTGGCAACAATCAATCCGAGGCCTTTTCTATGCGACATTACCGTAGCATGGAAGGTGAAGGCCGGAGATCCGGAGGCACTCGAGCAACACGAATACCGCGTCACGCTGTGCGTCGGTGCGGAAGACGTCATCGAAAATTGCCGCAACAAAACAGTTCAGGGCGGGTACTCCAAAGTTTCCTTTCTGGGAGTCCAAAACTTCGCGCCTCTGTTCGCTGCGGTGACTCCAGTTTTCAAAATTCCGAGCAGAGTATTCGAAGGTGAGACCAGTGTGGCTCGAGGCTCGAGCTGCATGCCGGAAATACCGAGAGTCGAGGAGTTAGCTGTCAGGAACGTGACCGGTAGATCGGCCCGCATTACGTGGTCCAAGCTGAAAGAGCTCGACGGTGTCCACGGTGCTTACTACCGCCTTGTTCTGAGCACGAAAATACCTGCAAAGGAATACGAGGAAAGTGGCACTAACGTGGAGGAAGAGCAGACAGTGGAAGCAGGTGAGAGTTCCGCAGAACGCGACCATACCATCGTGCGAGACGTACCTGCGAATAAAACCAGCTTCGACCTGCTCGACTTGAAACCGTGGACGAATTACGCCGTCACTGTGATCCCTGGAGTCACAGCGACCGGAGTGGCCGTAGCAGGAGAAAGCGCCAGTGAAGCCTTCGAAACGCCAGCAGAACGTAAGTTGGTGCAAACAACGTAGCACAAGTTCGAAAGGCCTCACATTCGCTGTGCTCCCAGAGGAGCGAGCGGCGCTCGATAAGTGCTCCAAAGCTCGCCGTGCAAGCACTCGCAAGTAAGGTTTTGGAGCACTTTTAAAACCAGTAAAAAGGCGCAGAGATCTTTTAGCAGAGTTTTTGGCTAGCTCACCCACTCTAACCCCTGTATTCTCAAACTATTCTTGAATCGAAGCACCTCTTCCATTCTACCGAGCTTAACACAGCGCCGCTTCTCGGCCGAAGATGACGCTACGTTTCTCAAGAATTGCCGAGGGGTGTCAATGAAACGGAGTGACCACTACTGTCCAGGGGCGATGCTGCTATCACATTTCGTGCAGCGTTGAGTTGAGGAGCATTCTCGAATACTGATGGGGACGGACCCTCCTTGAGTAATGAGCAGCCTAATTTCGATAATTACAACGTTGCCATAATTAAGTGAAAGTCAGTTTTTCAATACAAGCTGTTCATAGAAGCTATTGTGGATGATCGCTTGATAACGAACGAGgtaataagagagagagaatgtgTTGACGAGGAAGTGATTTAGCAGTCTTTTTTTTCTATCGACAATTTTGTCAAAAATTACTAACTGTCCCTGCTGAAACAACTGGCAGAACAATAGCTGGTGCTTTTATGAGGCGCTGGCCACTCATTACATCTTCAAAAGTGTTCAAAAACACATTCACAAAGATACAGCTACGCAGGTGTACAGCACGTTAATAGTTTACGTAAGAGGATAAGTGTAGCAAAATGCACAGAGCTTACACAATTAGCAGCCACACAGGCATACACAGAGTGATTTACTTCTTGAATATAATACCTAATTAGTATTCTATCACTCATAGAAGTTTTAATTTGACATGATATCAGGCATATTAATTTTCCAATAACCGATATCTGTGTTGGCTACATATCCGCGACTTTTTTCTTCAAAGCGCAAGGAATGCCGACTTTATATCTGACTGTACACTGATGTGCATGTTTCTTGGGAGTGTGATGACACTTCACAGTAACCAACGCATAATTTCAGTTGCACATTAGCTTTATAAAGAGCTTTAGTTAATACACCTGAAAGCCGGAGGCACAGACagcaatggatggatggatggatagatgaggctgaaccctttaaatcgggcggtggcatacgccacctagcgttattaacatattttgtactttgtggtgggagAAATTTCACCcgtgccttgattttagccacgaattagataacctccgtttggttatttctacccgcttaaagtctatatTGCCGTCACTGTCCATAAacccccaatgctttgaaaaaaatcagccccATTGCTTTGCACTGTCGGGTCAAGTTCTtaacagaaaagtatgaggtgttcagccgtttcctcttcctctccccacgcaccgcacaacgtgtttataccttggtacttgactcagtagatcttagtccgcaatactcccgtcctggcttcaaacaacaaagagcttcccctagaattatcatggatattttctttcgcaatttcttgcttgaaagttctgtatttTCCCAGTGccgatttcgtctgcatccctgttttccatagacccctctctgtttccttaacctttttcttaaccgctgctTCCTGGTTTGCActcctcctgcagtccaaatatttgattgacaattttctgggtcagcttcctccattttgtgtctacatttctcatgtacaaataactgaaaactctccttgcccaccgcttttctgccatttctctcaatcgcttcacaaattctatcttgctgttAGCTTCcatgccctcgaatgacgtccatcccatgtcaccctgtaccccctgatttggtgtatttccgtgtgctcccaaagcaagcctacctatccctcgctgcttaacttccaaccttgctcgaacctctgatgtCAGGCAAAGGagcgcattgccgaaagtcaaactataGGGACCATCACCcatttccaaatccctctcaccacttcataCCTATTGTAATCCCACAgcgccctatttttcatcacagctgcactcctgctacctttagccgttacatatttttcatgttccgttaggtactcagccccattgcttatccacactccaagatatttgtactttatccactacctccagcgcaaccacctgtatcctatgctcgctgccctgattatcattaaaaatcatgactgccgatttttctttactaaatttcaaacctaagctatctccctctttaccacagatgtccattaatccctgcaagtcttccttgctgctAAAATCAACGTGCATATATATAGTGTACCACGAAAATACATGGTCACAAACGTGATGGGACgcgcctttttttctttcctctacTGCCTTTGTTGTAGCTCAGTGACGATGGCAATCTCTTATTGAGCGTGAGGTCGCTGGTTCCATTCCAGTTCGCCACGGCCACATcccgattggggcgaaatgcaaaaatggccGTGCGCCGTATTTCAGGGAAAACTACCATTTCCCTTGTTCAAGTGCATGCAAAAACAGAGGAATGCTTTCGTTAAATTTCCGCTAGATAGATTTCAacaacttctcttctgtcgtcgtaattaagtgaaattctacgctggaatgatgagcggcaacggagccagctgtggaagaagacgacgaacgtggCAGCAGTGGACtgtagcagtggcacgagcgcgtgccgagcatgagcgcaacccgagggccaccaacgagccaactgcggaagaagatgacgctcgagccaatgctgatgacgatagttttctgtacataggcgatttcgcctagccatatacgtctgtcgtcgtaatgaatagcgcctcttcctcttcacaaccacaatctctctctctcgtaatgggcaggccacgtttacgggggtatgagcccattacttaagggagtatgagccattcattgtcttgcgtaacggacagattaaattttgaagcaatttaatttcgaagaattgcaagcggcaatggcgggcgaatgctgctaaccacgccgccgagcaaactcgagacatttaACGCAaccgacaacggcggactgcgggcataccgtcagtgacgtcgttctctccgtcgcagccgcgaacgtgtgtaacctcataattgagaaatacttgaATGAACCATCGAGATTAACCCAGTGttaaacaccggggctgcacaTTTCATCTTTGCTGATTAACAACCTTcaaggagtggaagggccgacgattttttatTATTGCTTAATTACAAAGTTCTAAACTTGATACTTTGTTTTTTGAATTTGCAGTTGTCAAGGGCTTTCTTAATCGGCTTGAATTAGAAATATTCGCCTTACAATTACTAGATTTCACcttcctttaaatgcaacaaacctaatcGAATTCCGTGTGGTGGTTTCCTAGAAAAACGATTTTTCCGTTCTTATTTGTTTAGATACGAGCTCCCGAGATAAATCCGGCGCCCTGCATTAATGCATAGCCCGCGATTTCCTCTGGAACATTTAAGACGGTTTATAACTTCTATAGCCAGACTTTGGAACAGTGTACCTCTGAATATCAATAATACAAAAATCAAATTCCTTTTTAAAAACCTACTATACGAGTTCAAACTAAATAGCCTGATATTAATTTCTTATCTACGTGCTGCTGCCTAGTAGCACATTCTTCTCTGCTGAATTTCTTCATCATACTTGTTCTTTCGAAAATAACATTTTTGTACGACACTGATTCCAACAATTCTGAACATGTTTCCATCTGGGTACCCAATCAGTTAGCATGCATTTGAGTAATAATTACCGATCGGATTAAATACACTAGCGTGAGGTAATGGGTCCAAAAAGTGTTCCGATTTTTTGTACGATCTTTGAAAGGCAAATGAAGAAATTAAGATGTTAAaagcacgattttttttttttcatttatacgTCTTTAGCCCCGGGCAAGCCTCGAAACCTCTCCGTGCTGGCACGCGGAGGCGGCCACTACCTGACCTGGCTCGCTCCAGAATCCTGGAACGGGCCCCGCGGCGGCTATGAATGCAGCGTCGCCTGCGTCCAGGACAACGTCAGGGTCAACGGACCCAGTGTCGTTCTTGGGCCCGACACGACGGAGTTCGTGACTCCGAGACTGAGCCCTGGCGCGTCTTGCACTTTAAGCGTCCACGCTTTCAACGTGTACCGCGAAGAATCCCTGGACGGAGACGTTGCCAGGGTCCGGTTCAAGTTTCCCCAGGAATGAGGACGCCGTGGCAGCCGAAGACTTCTTCGAGTGACGAATGAGGAGGCAATGTCCCGAAACGCGCTCAGTAATGCTGGACGATCGTATTCGCATGCTGAATAAAAGGGAAGGGCGTTCAAGAAACGTGATCTCAACGTTTTGGTGGTTTATCTTGTCCTTACTCTAAGAAAAAAATCTGCGTATGCTTCAAAGATTCTTcctgtttatttttgtttttaaattCATTTACCGCAATAGCAACAGGTGTTTGCAGCTGAACAGTACCGCGCTATCTTAAAACATTTTTTCAGAAGTACGACAATCCGATCAACTCGTACATCAGACATTGAAACTATATAAGCGAGTTATCCCGGCCTTTCACAGTGGTCACAACACCACCTGTCAAAGCATTATACATTTCTATTATGTCAGGAAAAATAGGGGAAACTTGAAAGCGTGCATCGCTCTATTGTAATTTACAAGGGG is a window of Dermacentor silvarum isolate Dsil-2018 chromosome 4, BIME_Dsil_1.4, whole genome shotgun sequence DNA encoding:
- the LOC119450636 gene encoding uncharacterized protein LOC119450636 isoform X2 → MTTSLSNGMRLSEFSRKFLLTNLQSPLHCACGFPGVYSDVCSVDTYPSHCSKNLTGRATAVLNLTPGYRHTVCVQTQCSATNFSRPFCREFYTLSAEPLENFVDLAILVNSPTQLQVSWSTYGAGDDVVKRYELTRWERSPRQASAPATSKSTAFTKETWMTLDGLEPHTSYAVQVVAICENGNVTTRRPSAIVSATTNPEGLVHVSDVTLATINPRPFLCDITVAWKVKAGDPEALEQHEYRVTLCVGAEDVIENCRNKTVQGGYSKVSFLGVQNFAPLFAAVTPVFKIPSRVFEGETSVARGSSCMPEIPRVEELAVRNVTGRSARITWSKLKELDGVHGAYYRLVLSTKIPAKEYEESGTNVEEEQTVEAGESSAERDHTIVRDVPANKTSFDLLDLKPWTNYAVTVIPGVTATGVAVAGESASEAFETPAEPPGKPRNLSVLARGGGHYLTWLAPESWNGPRGGYECSVACVQDNVRVNGPSVVLGPDTTEFVTPRLSPGASCTLSVHAFNVYREESLDGDVARVRFKFPQE
- the LOC119450636 gene encoding usherin-like isoform X1 translates to MMTSCRTRKTICFMTTLCFAAAFQTTHASRNPCPKPSAVEIVDVGYDYVTFEWNATENLQSPLHCACGFPGVYSDVCSVDTYPSHCSKNLTGRATAVLNLTPGYRHTVCVQTQCSATNFSRPFCREFYTLSAEPLENFVDLAILVNSPTQLQVSWSTYGAGDDVVKRYELTRWERSPRQASAPATSKSTAFTKETWMTLDGLEPHTSYAVQVVAICENGNVTTRRPSAIVSATTNPEGLVHVSDVTLATINPRPFLCDITVAWKVKAGDPEALEQHEYRVTLCVGAEDVIENCRNKTVQGGYSKVSFLGVQNFAPLFAAVTPVFKIPSRVFEGETSVARGSSCMPEIPRVEELAVRNVTGRSARITWSKLKELDGVHGAYYRLVLSTKIPAKEYEESGTNVEEEQTVEAGESSAERDHTIVRDVPANKTSFDLLDLKPWTNYAVTVIPGVTATGVAVAGESASEAFETPAEPPGKPRNLSVLARGGGHYLTWLAPESWNGPRGGYECSVACVQDNVRVNGPSVVLGPDTTEFVTPRLSPGASCTLSVHAFNVYREESLDGDVARVRFKFPQE